The Aspergillus luchuensis IFO 4308 DNA, chromosome 7, nearly complete sequence genome has a segment encoding these proteins:
- a CDS encoding sterol desaturase family protein (COG:I;~EggNog:ENOG410Q2DU;~InterPro:IPR006694;~PFAM:PF04116;~TransMembrane:3 (o69-93i114-134o154-172i);~go_function: GO:0005506 - iron ion binding [Evidence IEA];~go_function: GO:0016491 - oxidoreductase activity [Evidence IEA];~go_process: GO:0008610 - lipid biosynthetic process [Evidence IEA];~go_process: GO:0055114 - oxidation-reduction process [Evidence IEA]) yields the protein MDVVLDVLDTFVLDRVYASVLPGGNSTSDFDTTFFLNQHVGRYYPLQPSPWATASRWKRDDLPRQATSLLFITWLFGLAIYFIGSTIFYHTWWDKTLLKHPRFLKNQVRLEIEQALFSIPIMAILTVPFFLAEIRGWSKLYDFASEAPFPAYNWLQYPLFVAFTDSGIYWIHRAEHHPLVYRWLHKRHHKWLVPTPYASFAFNPLDGWAQSLPYHVYPVLFPLQKGAYMGLFVFVTLWTVLIHDADCLSHSAIINGPECHTLHHLYFNYNYGQFTTFWDRVGGTYRKARGDEFKIVKSE from the exons ATGGATGTTGTGCTCGATGTCCTCGACACATTCGTCCTCGATAGAGTGTACGCATCAGTCCTGCCTGGTGGGAATAGTACCTCGGATTTTGATACAACGTTCTTCCTAAATCAACATGTTGGCCGTTACTACCCTCTTCAACCCTCTCCATGGGCGACCGCCAGTCGCTGGAAGCGCGATGACCTGCCGAGACAAGCTACCTCATTGTTGTTCATCACATG GCTCTTCGGTCTAGCCATATACTTCATCGGCAGCACCATCTTCTACCACACATGGTGGGACAAGACCTTGCTCAAACATCCACGGTTCCTGAAGAATCAAGTCCGTCTCGAAATCGAGCAAGCCTTGTTCTCCATCCCGATAATGGCTATCCTCACGGTCCCGTTCTTCCTAGCAGAGATTCGTGGCTGGTCTAAGCTGTACGATTTCGCCAGCGAAGCTCCGTTCCCTGCGTACAACTGGCTCCAGTACCCCCTATTCGTGGCATTCACCGATTCCGGCATTTATTGGATTCATCGAGCGGAACATCACCCTTTGGTATATCGGTGGTTGCACAAGAGACATCACAAGTGGCTCGTGCCGACACCTTATGCGAGTTTCGCGTTCAACCCACTGGACGGGTGGGCGCAGAGTCTCCCGTACCACGTCTATCCGGTACTGTTCCCACTGCAGAAGGGTGCATATAtgggcttgtttgttttcgTCACACTGTGGACAGTTTTGATCC ACGACGCCGACTGCCTTTCTCATTCTGCTATCATCAATGGCCCCGAATGCCACACCCTACACCACCTGTACTTCAATTATAACTATGGGCAGTTCACAACGTTCTGGGATCGTGTTGGAGGAACCTATCGGAAAGCCCGCGGCGACGAGTTCAAGATCGTCAAGAGTGAGTAG
- a CDS encoding uncharacterized protein (COG:S;~EggNog:ENOG410PRK7;~InterPro:IPR036236,IPR036864,IPR007219,IPR013087, IPR001138;~PFAM:PF00172,PF04082;~go_function: GO:0000981 - DNA-binding transcription factor activity, RNA polymerase II-specific [Evidence IEA];~go_function: GO:0003677 - DNA binding [Evidence IEA];~go_function: GO:0008270 - zinc ion binding [Evidence IEA];~go_process: GO:0006351 - transcription, DNA-templated [Evidence IEA];~go_process: GO:0006355 - regulation of transcription, DNA-templated [Evidence IEA]), translating to MFQCSQCNKSYQRKSHLLRHETTHTGASHSSCPFCNKSFLKKEVARRHSKICAKKHNQPPPAAAKPGRKKQSCDECFFAKTACDRASPCSRCQSLGKQCSFEVQTPSTENTYSMSPSPSPSLSQTPQRRNDPFFFLAHFTDPAVKQDKLAIAETAKSSTRRHLDPAYFRQEEPLLPHDSLSAYMPGFSGGDLFLQPFFTPTGHLSMEFMPESALSSTISHRLGEIMMILVETSKSMGQGQQAQLEMAELNSLFTTSNLSVFISAYFQSLHWHLPIVHFPTFDPAIISNPLLFAIFLAGATYATSQDGPVFASRVLDVAEEYIFRQLANLSSNPHPTSAPYLLPSVEVIQGALIIEMLQFGQGETGTRRRIRIIRHPCVISTVRSLGVLQFKRSMTPDMCNDETWRAMIAEEVCIRIACWAFLADGFLTVCFNNHPALSIFEMDCQFPWSSALFEAENASSFSEIAASSTAGRPLPSLREFITRLLDENATADLIQWSRSLVGEHLLILIYAMHSLAFQARTGLFGWISTNSIKRAAENWRSIWDSVSSIVGKEGLHHLGYPKHAEELWWLLTATLDRASGRNVNFRYLDNAATDDLESLNNFIRNIKGPNRT from the exons ATGTTTCAGTGCTCGCAGTGCAACAAATCTTATCAGAGAAAGAGCCACTTGCTTCGACATGAAACAACAC ATACCGGCGCCTCCCATTCAAGCTGCCCTTTCTGCAATAAATCCTTCTTGAAGAA GGAGGTTGCACGAAGGCATAGTAAGATATGTGCCAAAAAGCACAACCAGCCTCCTCCGGCAGCAGCTAAACccgggaggaagaagcagtccTGTGACGAATGCTTCTTTGCGAAGACAGCCTGCGACAGGGCATCACCATGCTCTCGTTGCCAATCCCTTGGGAAACAATGTTCCTTTGAAGTCCAGACCCCTTCAACAGAGAACACTTACTCAATGTCTCCATCGCCCTCGCCATCTCTCTCGCAGACTCCGCAAAGAAGAAACGAcccatttttcttcttagCACACTTCACTGATCCCGCTGTTAAGCAAGACAAACTTGCAATTGCAGAAACAGCCAAATCTTCTACTAGAAGGCATCTTGACCCGGCATACTTCCGACAGGAAGAACCACTCTTGCCCCACGACTCCTTGTCGGCTTACATGCCAGGCTTTTCAGGTGGTGATCTATTCCTTCAGCCTTTTTTCACCCCAACTGGGCATCTTTCTATGGAGTTTATGCCTGAAAGTGCATTATCTTCAACGATTTCCCACAGGCTCGGCGAGATTATGATGATTCTGGTCGAGACTTCGAAGTCTATGGGCCAGGGCCAACAAGCCCAGCTCGAAATGGCGGAACTAAACTCGCTTTTCACGACCTCCAACCTTTCGGTGTTTATCTCGGCTTACTTTCAGTCTCTTCATTGGCATCTTCCAATTGTACATTTTCCGACATTCGATCCTGCAATAATCTCgaaccctcttctctttgcaATATTCTTGGCTGGAGCAACATATGCTACCTCGCAAGATGGCCCAGTATTTGCAAGTAGAGTACTGGACGTAGCTGAGGAGTATATCTTCCGTCAGTTGGCTAATCTATCATCAAACCCTCACCCTACCAGCGCTCCCTATCTCCTACCTTCAGTGGAAGTTATTCAGGGAGCTTTGATCATCGAGATGCTTCAGTTTGGGCAGGGCGAAACGGGTACAAGACGACGCATTCGCATAATTAGACATCCATGTGTCATTTCCACGGTACGATCGTTGGGAGTTCTTCAGTTCAAACGAAGTATGACACCTGATATGTGTAACGATGAGACATGGAGAGCAATGATCGCCGAGGAAGTTTGTATAAG AATCGCCTGTTGGGCCTTCCTTGCAGACGGATTTCTCACCGTTTGTTTCAACAATCACCCTGCACTGTCGATATTCGAGATGGACTGCCAATTTCCCTGGAGCTCCGCTTTATTTGAAGCTGAAAACGCATCATCTTTTAGCGAGATCGCCGCTTCTTCTACGGCGGGGCGCCCGCTACCTTCGCTAAGGGAGTTCATCACGCGCCTGCTCGATGAAAATGCTACGGCTGACTTGATTCAATGGAGTCGCTCACTAGTTGGCGAACACCTGTTGATCCTGATATATG CAATGCACTCTCTCGCGTTTCAGGCGAGAACCGGCTTGTTCGGGTGGATATCCACGAACTCGATCAAACGGGCCGCCGAAAATTGGCGAAGCATTTGGGACTCCGTCTCCAGCATTGTGGGTAAAGAAGGGCTGCACCACTTAGGGTATCCTAAGCATGCTGAAGAGCTCTGGTGGCTATTGACTGCTACGCTTGATCGCGCCAGTGGGCGGAACGTGAACTTTCGATACCTGGACAACGCCGCAACCGATGACCTAGAAAGCTTGAATAACTTCATCCGGAATATTAAAGGTCCCAATAGGACATAG
- a CDS encoding uncharacterized protein (CAZy:GH92;~COG:L;~EggNog:ENOG410PI20;~InterPro:IPR041371,IPR014718,IPR012939,IPR005887;~PFAM:PF17678,PF07971;~SECRETED:SignalP(1-26);~go_function: GO:0030246 - carbohydrate binding [Evidence IEA]): MRAAKMRVPNQLLLLLVLGVLELISATQVDYSQYVNPFMGSEGPTPGQGYGGGDIFVGGARPFGVVKVGIDTTAANWSLAVLNGGWTPDGNVTAVTMMHESGTGGAPKYGLIPQMPLTSVESPVNLLDNLTYSQPRVGNDSASVGYFRTLLQNGVQIELSASRHAGIIQYSFPEGEKHVLVDISHYLPGSPGDSNGQFYVGGEINLEDNGKAYTGYGTYVGGWNNGAPFTIYFYGEFSTAPTNARTFTGTNTDPMPRYQNLANGGIPQPTYGNTTDKATSGPMNDRIGALFSWDAQAETQISSRVGISFISTEKARSYITSEIPSWTLNDTVQSAVDEWNQNVFSKTQVSLDSTANMTNVRLLYSSLYFIHLMPSDRTGENPLWQSDEPFWDDFYTLWDIFRCTVSFYHVYQPTYYESMIRGLIDIWRHQGFLPDGRSGNWNGLVQGGSDADNMLADAYVKGLRGAINWTDGYAAMKTNAEVIPYNTWDATDLSASTKEGRGALGDWLELGYVSQDRNTRCISRTVEYSLNDFAVSQVAAGEEPSDQEKYLNRSAGWQHIWNPDVQSLNFSGFLAPKFSNGSFNNSGYDPRYCYGCEWLAYTYEGVPWEYSFVLPHDMETLIDFMGGADTFESRLDMMFEPNMSVQNLGANGAGITTIINIGNEPDFATPYLYNYINKQAKSVEKSRNLGYQYFRDEAYGVPGNSDAGAMNSWLLWQMLGIYPVVTQPVYLLASPWFPDLNMTVNGNQTLRIIANGLDKGYYVQSVKINGQAWTKNWFEHEDVMTQGGTIEFELGADMIAWDTGSVPPSPGHRSI, from the exons ATGCGAGCTGCAAAAATGCGCGTTCCAAACCAGctgttgcttcttcttgtccttggagTGTTAGAGCTTATCTCCGCCACTCAAGTGGATTATTCTCAATATGTTAATCCTTTCATGGGATCGGAAGGCCCAACTCCAGGTCAGGGTTACGGAGGGGGTGATATTTTCGTTGGTGGTGCTCGACCCTTTGGAGTAGTAAAGGTAGGAATCGATACAACAGCCGCAAATTGGAGTCTCGCTGTTCTAAACGGTGGCTGGACACCTGATGGGAATGTCACCGCAGTCA CCATGATGCATGAGAGCGGCACCGGAGGTGCCCCCAAATATGGTCTTATACCACAGATGCCTCTTACCTCTGTAGAGTCGCCGGTAAATCTGTTAGATAACCTTACTTATAGCCAGCCCAGG GTTGGGAACGACTCTGCAAGTGTGGGGTATTTCAGGACCTTGCTTCAGAATGGTGTACAGATTGAACTTTCAGCTAGCCGACATGCTGGTATCATTCAGTATTCTTTCCCTGAAGGAGAGAAACACGTTTTGGTCGATATATCCCAC TATCTTCCCGGGTCACCCGGCGATTCTAATGGGCAGTTTTACGTCGGTGGCGAGATAAATCTTGAAGATAATGGAAAAGCATATACCGGTTATGGAACATATGTCGGTGGCTGGAACAATG GCGCACCTTTTACCATTTATTTCTACGGCGAGTTCTCTACGGCACCGACGAATGCCCGTACATTTACCGGTACTAACACAGATCCGATGCCACGTTATCAGAACCTGGCAAATGGAGGCATACCTCAACCAACATATGGCAACACCACCGATAAAGCGACATCAGGCCCTATGAATGACCGTATCGGGGCGCTCTTCAGCTGGGATGCTCAAGCAGAAACACAAATCAGCTCTCGGGTTGGTATATCTTTCATCTCTACAGAAAAGGCTCGCTCATACATCACATCGGAAATTCCTTCTTGGACGCTGAACGATACCGTGCAGTCTGCTGTTGACGAATGGAACCAGAATGTCTTCAGCAAGACTCAAGTATCTCTCGATAGCACGGCGAATATGACAAATGTGCGACTACTCTATAGTTCTCTCTACTTTATCCACTTGATGCCATCCGACCGCACCGGTGAAAACCCTCTGTGGCAGTCAGACGAACCTTTTTGGGATGACTTCTACACGCTTT GGGATATATTCCGCTGCACAGTCAGCTTCTATCACGTCTACCAGCCCACCTACTATGAGTCCATGATACGGGGGCTTATCGACATTTGGAG ACATCAAGGGTTCCTGCCAGATGGCCGCTCAGGGAACTGGAACGGGCTGGTTCAAGGCGGCTCTGATGCGGACAACATGCTAGCAGATGCTTATGTGAAGGGTCTGCGAGGTGCAATTAATTGGACGGACGGCTATGCAGCAATGAAGACGAATGCGGAGGTTATTCCATACAACACTTGGGACGCTACTGATCTATCTGCAAGTACGAAGGAGGGGCGTGGTGCTTTGGGTGACTGGTTAGAACTAGGATATGTCTCGCAAGATCGAAACACGCGCTGCATTTCTAGGACCGTGGAGTATAGTCTCAACGACTTTGCCGTCAGCCAAGTGGCCGCCGGGGAAGAGCCTAGCGACCAAGAAAAGTATTTGAATCGGTCTGCTGGCTGGCAACATATCTGGAACCCGGATGTGCAGAGTCTGAACTTTAGTGGCTTTTTGGCGCCCAAATTTTCGAACGGCTCGTTTAACAACAGTGGCTATGACCCTCGTTACTGTTACGGATGTGAATGGCTCGCATATACGTATGAAGGTGTTCCCTGGG AATACTCGTTTGTGCTACCGCATGACATGGAAACTCTGATCGACTTTATGGGTGGTGCTGATACATTCGAATCCCGACTGGATATGATG TTTGAGCCGAACATGTCAGTCCAGAACCTTGGAGCAAATGGGGCAGGTATTACGACAATCATAAACATTGG GAACGAACCCGACTTTGCGACTCCGTACTTATACAATTACATCAACAAGCAAGCCAAAAGCGTGGAAAAGTCGCGGAATCTAGGGTATCAGTA CTTCCGAGACGAAGCCTATGGAGTCCCAGGAAACAGCGACGCCGGGGCGATGAACTCGTGGCTCTTGTGGCAGATGTTGGGTATCTATCCTGTCGTCACACAACCAGTGTATCTTCTCGCTTCGCCCTGGTTTCCAGACCTTAACATGACCGTCAATGGCAACCAGACACTCCGTATCATCGCGAACGGATTAGACAAGGGCTACTATGTGCAAAGCGTGAAAATCAACGGACAAGCCTGGACGAAGAACTGGTTCGAGCACGAGGATGTCATGACCCAGGGCGGAACCATTGAGTTTGAGCTAGGCGCAGACATGATAGCCTGGGATACTGGCAGTGTGCCTCCCTCACCGGGACATCGGAGCATATGA